From the genome of Podospora bellae-mahoneyi strain CBS 112042 chromosome 2, whole genome shotgun sequence:
gagctcaactccttctcggccCTTATCCAAaacttcttcgcctcccCAGAGACCGGCACCTTCCCCCACCCCGCCGtccacctcaccatctcTTCCGACGCCGGCAGCGCCATTTCCACAAAGACGTACGTCTCCGCTCCGGTGACGGTTGTCTCTGAGCGCGCCGCCGATACCTGTCTCTTCATTGAGGTTCCTCACAAGCTGTTGATCGCCGACTCGGACCGCTCTGCCCTGAGCACcgtctcctcggccgcccaCACCGAAGCTCGCGCCGCCCCTGTTGTCTCGGATATTGAGAACCTCGCCCAGTCGCTCGAGGTTGTCTCTGACCTGTTGGAGCGTGTTTCCGGTTTCGTCGGTGAGGTCCTCGACGAGGAGCGTGACGGCTCCCACGCCCTCGGGCAGTATCTTATGAACGCCTTGTCTCTTGCGCCCAAGGTGTCCAACCTCCAGATCGAGAACgacttcaacaaccacatccagGACGTCCTCATGGTCAGCTACCTGGCCAACACGATCCGCACCCAGATCGACTTGTCGCAGCGTCTTGCCACAGCCACCATTGTCGGATTTGGCGGCGAGGCcggtgagaagaaggagggcgaggagggcgagaagaaggagggccgtgagggcggcggcggtggtcgcggaaggggagggaagcgtggtggtcgtggcggtggccgtggtggaaATCAACAAAGGGAACCGAGGGAGCCCCGGGAGAATGGCGagtagaagaagaagaagaagaagaagaagaagaatctTGAAAAATAGATGATGGTCTTGTTCGGTTTCTTGTGCACtgatatcctcctcttcttttgtcTGCTTTTCGACGGAAAAGAAACGACAATGTTGTTTTTCTTGGTTCACTCAAAAAGCAGGGTTTTTGCGGCGGGATATTATATGGGGGTCTGTCTACATGGGAAAGAAAGTCATGGCGTTCTTTTTTATAGGAAAGGGGAAATAAAAACATTTTAAAAAGCGTGATCTGGGAAAGTCTAGCTGATGATGTGAGTAAGAAGGGTCTAATAAGGGGCATGATCGGCAAGAAGTCATGGCAAAAGTGACGGGTAGGAAAGTGACAGGTAGGAAAGTGACGGGTaggaggttgttgtgtgCGAGAAAGTTGGGTAACATAATGTCAGACACGGATTTGTGTTCAAGAGACTGCGCACATCCCtaaccaacaacaaaccccctacTACTACATAAACATCAGGTCGATAGTATCTACAGTTCATCTTCCCCAAGAACCACACTTGACACATCACGCATGCACAACTAATCAGCAGTTAACAGACCCTGTATTGTCTATCTCACATCTATAAAAACCCTCGCCACGCCCCCAACACGAAGCAAATACAACATTATATCGCATTAATTCTATGTTGAGAGAGGCCTCTACTCCTGCTGTAAAAATTCCGctcgcctcccccctcccccaattccatcttccctcctcccctctgcaaccccaacaagagaaagaaagagctagagtggggatgatgagaggaaGATGCCCGCTAACTTTTGAAAAACACCCGTTCAATTTTTTCTTCATTCAAGGTTGTTAAACACCACCCTTGATAGGAAAAGAGAAagcaaaccccctccctgtACGCCTAAAACGCCTCGATGCAGTTCACGTCCCGCCACCCACCCAAGCCAACAAAAACCCAGACTTTTGCGCCTTCATGAACTTTACGTTATCCATTTCGAACCCTCTTACTCGAATGACACGCACTTTATTGATTAGGgattctcatcatcaagtcGAGGGTTTCTGCGGCAATGTGGCTGGGTTGCCGTAGTTCGGTAGGTGGCTATATGTCTGCTGTCCTAGCGGCCCGTTGGACTTGGGTGCCATGTGTGGTGGACCGCCCATATGCTGCGGCGCATGCGGGGGCATGCCGTGCAGAGGTTGATGCACATTGTGGTACTGCGTCATGGAGGCGTTGGAGCTCTGTCTCGTCATACTGTAGGCACCGGGCACCGGCCCATAACCGGGCTGCGGCATTGGCTGCGGAATCGGCTGCTGGTACCCGGCGTAACTCAAGTGAGGTGAGTTGAACTGAGGATGCGGACTGCCGTGGTGAGAGCTTGTTCCTCCATATGAACcagccggcggcggcgtagACTGCTGCATGGGGATTCCGCCGCCGGGCACAAAAGACTGCGTCTTTGGGTTGAAGGACTGACGGCTGTAGCTCCCAGGAATTGGATGCTGGCTCTTGGGATCGTTGGGGTTGACATTGACAGGAAGCTGTCCAAAGGCATAAGGAATCCCAGCATGGCCAGGAACAGGGCTCCCCCGCGGAGGCGGATAAGCACCCTGAGTGAAGGCTggaggctgttgaggttgaggttggggctGCGCCTGggggtgtggttgttgcggCCATGCTGGCTGCTGAATGACCGGGACAGGAGCGTTGTACATCGGCCCGGCCACTGGGGGGGCATTAGGAGCCTGGTAGGCCGGCTGAGGTGGCAGTGGAGTTCTTGGTTGTGGTCCAGCCGGAGTCTGATACTAGGCCGCAGTTAGcaagggaggtgttggttgaAGAGAGCATACACGGAACGTACGGTCTGAGGCACGGCATTGTAATGAGGAGGATATCCATTGCCAGGCATCAtctggggaggatgtggttggCCAGGTCCATACATGGGCTGCATGGTGGTCTGATACACCGGTTGtggcggctgttgctgctggtatTGCCCGTTGAACTGAGGTGCAGCGACCTGATAATACTGAGGCCCTGCAGCCGCCCAGGTAGGTTGTTGGGGCCCGCACCAAGCAACGAACTGCGAGCGAGACTCAAAGCCCTCGTTGTCATCTCGTCGTTGCTTGTTGACCTTTCTTTTTCCACCGTTGACTCTATCCTTGGCGGAAACAGAGCTGGCACGAGAGACACCATTACTGTCCTCGCCATCTGCACTGTTGTCAGCAGACGGTCATGCGGCGCGCGGCGAACAAACGCACCTTGGTTCTGATTCTCCTTATTTTCACTACTTCCAAAAATGCGTTGACGGGCTTTGTTGTACGCCTCTTCTCGCTCCTCTCGCGTCATCCTGCAGGGCTGGGGGTCAGACAACATAGCTCACTTCAATCACAAACATGTACACTTACTTCTCCCGAGGGACAGACTTGTCCTTGCCATCGCTGCCAGCTTCCGAGGTTGGCTTAGAGGG
Proteins encoded in this window:
- a CDS encoding hypothetical protein (COG:J; MEROPS:MER0030133; EggNog:ENOG503NYNR); translated protein: MAVDQENFVHLTRPLAPTLLGFGAGSAPLTVNIQPQSVFSIIDHAVRRDINGSNSNRVIGALVGTRSEDGSEVEVRSAFAIPHVETDDQVEVDVDYQKNMLALTLKAAPREQLLGWYTTSHELNSFSALIQNFFASPETGTFPHPAVHLTISSDAGSAISTKTYVSAPVTVVSERAADTCLFIEVPHKLLIADSDRSALSTVSSAAHTEARAAPVVSDIENLAQSLEVVSDLLERVSGFVGEVLDEERDGSHALGQYLMNALSLAPKVSNLQIENDFNNHIQDVLMVSYLANTIRTQIDLSQRLATATIVGFGGEAGEKKEGEEGEKKEGREGGGGGRGRGGKRGGRGGGRGGNQQREPREPRENGE
- a CDS encoding hypothetical protein (COG:A; EggNog:ENOG503NW1R), giving the protein MLSDPQPCRMTREEREEAYNKARQRIFGSSENKENQNQDGEDSNGVSRASSVSAKDRVNGGKRKVNKQRRDDNEGFESRSQFVAWCGPQQPTWAAAGPQYYQVAAPQFNGQYQQQQPPQPVYQTTMQPMYGPGQPHPPQMMPGNGYPPHYNAVPQTYQTPAGPQPRTPLPPQPAYQAPNAPPVAGPMYNAPVPVIQQPAWPQQPHPQAQPQPQPQQPPAFTQGAYPPPRGSPVPGHAGIPYAFGQLPVNVNPNDPKSQHPIPGSYSRQSFNPKTQSFVPGGGIPMQQSTPPPAGSYGGTSSHHGSPHPQFNSPHLSYAGYQQPIPQPMPQPGYGPVPGAYSMTRQSSNASMTQYHNVHQPLHGMPPHAPQHMGGPPHMAPKSNGPLGQQTYSHLPNYGNPATLPQKPST